A genome region from Arachidicoccus soli includes the following:
- a CDS encoding alpha-L-fucosidase, with translation MLKKVGIVFCTLFFVITNLFSQTTIVNPRTNKALLKTFQEKKLGLMLSFFAVYTPKTGDAWSIGNGTPERVADSIALKWDPENFNAKKIVNFAMQAGCKYIVVIAKHHDGYGIWNSQFTDFDIKQSKFKKDILAELGKECRRKGLLFGIYYSIADLHYCSNWTSMPTAQKTPPIPKGGKPAFVEFCKNQVKELMNKYNPDILWFDGFWLGDVWNRQDGRNLYSFIKAIKPNILTTRLSSVKDSSGHAFFATDGSSGDFFSYEAKTTDAPYFPWETVTSVSYPVYGFDPKAKMFSKKELITMFDKTICGNGNFLLNIGPKRDGSLPEMLTNRFFEFSDWVKQNKEAVYNTSGGPFKQGTWGGSTYINDKIFLHLRKATKEVSIHSLKGYEILSATDLTTGKHFNVEKTGDDFVIHFSGINMDTNPVSIIQLMLNKPFVFNHWLNIFSK, from the coding sequence ATGCTTAAAAAGGTTGGAATCGTATTTTGTACTTTATTTTTTGTTATTACAAATTTGTTTTCGCAAACAACAATTGTAAATCCCAGGACCAACAAAGCGTTATTAAAAACTTTCCAAGAAAAAAAGTTGGGGCTTATGCTTTCTTTCTTTGCAGTTTATACCCCTAAAACGGGCGATGCTTGGTCTATCGGAAATGGTACGCCTGAGCGTGTTGCAGACTCTATTGCTTTAAAATGGGACCCAGAAAATTTTAATGCAAAAAAAATTGTCAACTTTGCCATGCAAGCAGGTTGTAAGTATATTGTGGTGATAGCTAAACACCATGATGGCTATGGTATATGGAACAGCCAATTCACCGATTTTGATATAAAGCAATCAAAATTTAAAAAAGATATTTTAGCAGAATTAGGTAAAGAATGCAGAAGGAAAGGCCTTTTGTTTGGTATTTATTATTCCATCGCCGATTTACATTATTGCAGCAATTGGACTTCTATGCCCACGGCTCAAAAAACGCCTCCTATTCCTAAAGGTGGTAAACCGGCATTTGTAGAATTCTGCAAAAATCAAGTAAAAGAGTTGATGAATAAATACAATCCCGATATTTTGTGGTTCGATGGTTTTTGGTTGGGTGATGTATGGAACAGGCAAGACGGCAGAAATTTGTACAGTTTTATAAAAGCTATTAAACCCAATATTTTAACGACACGCTTGTCTTCGGTAAAAGACAGTAGTGGCCATGCTTTCTTCGCAACCGATGGTTCTTCTGGAGACTTCTTTTCTTATGAAGCAAAAACCACGGATGCTCCTTATTTTCCATGGGAAACAGTTACTAGTGTTTCTTATCCTGTTTATGGTTTTGACCCAAAGGCAAAAATGTTTTCTAAGAAAGAATTAATTACGATGTTCGATAAAACTATTTGTGGTAATGGAAATTTTTTATTGAATATTGGCCCTAAACGTGATGGGTCTTTACCAGAAATGCTTACCAATAGATTCTTTGAATTTTCTGATTGGGTAAAACAAAACAAAGAAGCGGTGTACAATACCTCCGGAGGCCCTTTTAAACAAGGGACTTGGGGCGGAAGCACATATATCAATGACAAAATATTTCTGCATTTGCGCAAGGCTACAAAAGAAGTAAGCATTCATTCTTTAAAAGGTTATGAAATTCTCTCAGCAACGGATTTGACAACTGGCAAACATTTCAATGTAGAAAAAACCGGGGATGATTTTGTTATACATTTCTCAGGAATAAATATGGATACAAACCCGGTATCTATTATTCAATTAATGCTGAATAAACCTTTTGTATTTAATCATTGGTTAAATATTTTTTCTAAATAA
- a CDS encoding alpha-L-fucosidase, with the protein MTKKRSNKKARQQSWLSSGLLALLILLFSTGYSQSEKQDTIPLLHGAHRIGKRMDVDMNRWRGYGLGQFIHWGLYSILGGDYNGKHYNGAAEWIRSWNQLPNAVYDSLYKQFNPKDFNADKWAAMAKQMGVKYVTITTKHHDGFCLWPSKYTSYNISNTPYKKDIIKQIVDAYTKVGIDVYLYFSVMDWHNPDWRYDLKSASDTIAFNKFKKFTQSQLEEQLRMYPQIKGFWFDGTWDNSWKKSGAFSDSLDQDLKRIHPGLIIGSRLRADDYGKRHFDSNGRLMGDYEQGWERTIPETFADTHGNDWECDMTIPENGWGYAKQWMGHWKTSDELIEMLAKCVSLDGNFVLNFGPKPNGTFRQKEVADAKAIGDWMKINNTAIYNCAHVNWEKQDWGYFTTPTSQDDKVYMIVFNVPVSGALRVLPTKNILLKKAYLLDGDKQLSIEKLDGSAYFVHLPNEGQKQPFVVVLETEKGKNGKQDINKHI; encoded by the coding sequence ATGACTAAGAAAAGGAGCAATAAAAAAGCCAGGCAACAATCCTGGCTTTCTTCTGGGCTATTAGCCCTTCTAATTTTATTATTTTCTACAGGCTATTCACAGTCAGAAAAACAAGATACTATTCCATTGCTCCATGGAGCACATAGAATTGGCAAACGAATGGATGTGGATATGAATCGTTGGAGAGGTTATGGTTTAGGACAATTTATTCATTGGGGATTATATTCAATACTTGGAGGTGATTATAATGGTAAGCATTACAATGGCGCAGCAGAGTGGATCCGTTCTTGGAATCAGTTGCCCAATGCTGTTTATGATAGTTTATACAAGCAATTTAATCCTAAAGATTTTAATGCTGATAAATGGGCTGCAATGGCAAAGCAAATGGGTGTTAAATATGTGACCATTACAACGAAGCACCACGATGGGTTTTGCCTATGGCCGAGTAAATATACCTCTTACAATATTTCGAATACGCCGTATAAAAAAGATATCATCAAGCAGATTGTAGATGCTTATACAAAAGTGGGTATTGATGTTTATTTGTATTTCTCTGTTATGGATTGGCATAATCCGGATTGGCGATATGATTTAAAATCGGCTTCGGATACCATAGCATTTAATAAGTTTAAAAAGTTTACGCAAAGTCAATTAGAAGAACAGTTGAGAATGTATCCTCAAATAAAAGGCTTCTGGTTTGATGGTACTTGGGATAATAGTTGGAAAAAGAGTGGGGCATTCTCTGATTCTTTGGATCAGGATTTAAAAAGAATACATCCGGGATTAATTATAGGAAGCCGTCTTCGTGCCGATGATTATGGTAAGCGACATTTTGATAGCAATGGTAGGTTGATGGGCGATTATGAGCAAGGTTGGGAAAGAACAATTCCTGAAACTTTTGCAGATACCCATGGTAATGATTGGGAGTGTGATATGACAATTCCTGAAAACGGATGGGGATATGCAAAACAGTGGATGGGGCATTGGAAAACTTCCGATGAATTAATTGAGATGTTGGCAAAATGTGTATCCCTTGATGGTAATTTTGTTCTGAATTTCGGTCCTAAACCAAATGGCACTTTCAGGCAGAAGGAAGTGGCCGACGCAAAAGCTATTGGTGACTGGATGAAAATAAACAACACTGCTATTTACAATTGCGCGCACGTTAATTGGGAAAAACAAGACTGGGGCTATTTTACAACGCCAACTAGTCAGGATGATAAAGTATATATGATTGTCTTCAATGTGCCTGTTTCTGGAGCTTTAAGGGTACTGCCTACTAAAAATATTCTGCTTAAGAAAGCTTATTTGCTAGATGGAGACAAACAGTTGTCTATCGAGAAATTAGACGGGTCAGCTTATTTTGTGCATCTTCCAAATGAGGGTCAAAAGCAACCTTTTGTAGTTGTTTTAGAAACTGAAAAAGGCAAAAATGGAAAACAGGATATAAACAAACATATTTAA